One window of Candidatus Nitrospira kreftii genomic DNA carries:
- a CDS encoding hypothetical protein (conserved protein of unknown function), whose amino-acid sequence MPLQMPFFVRRWFLHRSTRITSEGLQFLLFTLAIGIAAINTGNNLFYLLLAMMLSLILISGIVAEYGLRRLDFHRHLPDLIAVNQPVTVTLVVKNRKSRFPSFSLGIFDVSDGRDLARGVTVHELPSGASRLVSYPFLATRRGRLRLDGVRVATEFPFGLFMKKAFYHVEESVIVYPEIIPLDESLLQGLMSTGQEQSFHRRGNGSDLYNLRLYHAGDDSRSIHWPTTARTSQLTVRETEAEEQRRATIRLSTIAPVSHDVIFEQAVSLSASLVQHLGQHGYVVQLIVGADCSPFGQGDAHLHELLRMLALCQRSDPSGEFMARNKLELDRKEDEGGTEIVVQSWRGPKDHQPGQLTLLVDGKPIDGALRGL is encoded by the coding sequence ATGCCCCTTCAAATGCCGTTCTTCGTGCGACGATGGTTTCTTCATCGGTCCACAAGGATCACGTCAGAAGGCCTTCAATTCTTACTCTTTACCCTTGCGATCGGCATCGCCGCCATTAATACCGGGAACAATCTGTTCTATCTCCTACTCGCGATGATGCTGAGTCTTATCCTGATCTCAGGAATCGTCGCGGAGTACGGCTTGCGACGACTGGACTTTCACCGCCATCTTCCAGACCTCATTGCTGTGAATCAACCGGTCACCGTCACACTGGTGGTAAAAAACCGGAAATCACGCTTTCCTAGTTTTTCTCTGGGGATCTTTGACGTGAGCGATGGGCGTGACTTGGCTCGCGGAGTGACCGTTCACGAACTGCCTTCAGGTGCCAGCCGGTTGGTGTCGTATCCGTTTCTCGCGACGCGACGGGGAAGGTTGCGTTTGGATGGTGTTCGAGTTGCGACGGAATTCCCTTTTGGACTCTTCATGAAAAAGGCTTTTTATCATGTTGAAGAATCGGTCATTGTCTACCCTGAGATCATCCCATTGGACGAAAGTCTGCTTCAAGGTCTGATGAGTACTGGTCAGGAACAAAGTTTTCATCGACGAGGTAATGGGAGTGACTTGTATAACTTGCGTTTGTATCACGCGGGAGATGACTCGCGGAGTATTCATTGGCCAACGACTGCTCGAACCTCCCAGCTGACGGTCCGAGAGACCGAGGCCGAAGAGCAACGCCGAGCGACCATACGTCTGTCGACCATCGCCCCCGTCAGCCACGATGTCATATTTGAGCAAGCCGTCTCATTGTCTGCGTCCCTGGTTCAGCACTTGGGGCAGCACGGCTACGTCGTTCAACTGATCGTGGGAGCAGACTGCTCGCCATTCGGTCAAGGGGACGCACACCTCCACGAGCTTCTGCGCATGCTCGCCCTCTGTCAACGAAGCGACCCCTCCGGAGAATTCATGGCAAGGAACAAGCTCGAACTCGACCGCAAAGAGGATGAAGGCGGGACAGAGATCGTCGTGCAATCGTGGCGCGGGCCGAAGGATCACCAGCCTGGGCAGCTGACCCTTCTGGTCGACGGGAAGCCCATCGACGGAGCATTACGTGGCCTTTAA
- a CDS encoding hypothetical protein (conserved protein of unknown function) has protein sequence MNATPTIPDILENIARVIKGKPHVIEMSVVALLARGHLLLEDVPGVGKTTLAHSLARSLDCSFKRIQFTSDLLPSDIVGVSIFNRQKQAFEFMPGPIFANIVLADEINRTTPKTQSSLLEAMSEAQISFDNKTYPLSQPFMVIATQNPAEYHGTFPLPESQLDRFLMRLRIGYPAPEEERKVLERPQSLHPAEELCPLLTAHDVVALQDQVDKVRMEESITDYLLAIVQSTRQSDLLSLGVSTRGALALSRAAKALSFVRGRTYCLPDDVKELAPIVLSHRIMVARAQGSRQRSSEHAEQIIQDLVDSVPVPI, from the coding sequence ATGAACGCAACACCCACCATTCCAGATATCTTGGAGAATATTGCCCGAGTTATCAAAGGGAAACCCCATGTCATCGAGATGAGTGTCGTTGCCCTTCTGGCTCGTGGGCATCTGCTCCTCGAAGACGTTCCCGGAGTCGGAAAAACGACCCTCGCCCATAGTCTTGCGCGATCGCTTGATTGCTCCTTCAAGCGTATTCAGTTCACCAGCGATCTACTTCCCTCTGACATCGTCGGCGTGTCGATTTTCAACCGCCAGAAACAGGCCTTTGAATTCATGCCTGGACCGATTTTCGCCAATATCGTGTTGGCGGATGAAATCAATCGAACGACACCAAAAACCCAGAGTAGTCTCTTGGAAGCCATGAGTGAGGCACAGATTTCTTTCGACAATAAAACCTATCCTCTGAGTCAGCCGTTTATGGTCATCGCAACCCAGAACCCCGCAGAATATCACGGGACGTTTCCGCTCCCCGAGTCACAGCTCGATCGCTTTCTCATGCGGCTTCGCATCGGCTATCCGGCGCCAGAAGAAGAACGAAAGGTGTTGGAGCGCCCCCAATCGTTACATCCGGCAGAAGAACTGTGCCCATTACTCACCGCGCACGACGTTGTGGCGCTCCAAGATCAGGTTGATAAGGTCCGTATGGAAGAGAGCATCACGGACTATCTCCTGGCTATTGTGCAGAGTACAAGACAGTCGGATCTCTTATCCCTTGGAGTCAGTACGCGGGGGGCTCTGGCGTTAAGTCGAGCGGCCAAAGCGTTGTCGTTTGTTCGTGGTCGGACCTATTGTCTGCCCGATGATGTGAAGGAGCTTGCCCCTATCGTGCTCTCTCACCGCATCATGGTGGCACGCGCACAGGGGTCACGCCAGCGAAGCTCCGAACACGCTGAGCAGATCATCCAGGACTTGGTCGATTCGGTTCCAGTCCCTATCTAA
- a CDS encoding hypothetical protein (conserved protein of unknown function) gives MNPDPLFEFRRLVSHRARHFQKQWEASKKLIERATLPLTLSRLHHALLDKDLPASVKEPLLRLFEREAPRCVQDLDGACLKSLTGLPPAKALRALSVFFELVPAPASRWPTTTLTSVDIEQVVRNMENPFDLLRSADVASLLDIGAGDLSFAEEVVGLYGPDLTQQNRELIVHCLDRLDPHSQLGGPLHPRPDRLRRLQQTPGLSFAFFGNQDMFELESLDEQDALASRYTIATCWAPATPTFAYEPTRLSRSLIDQELIRTRGAFRQTRFERERALEVAHGDRLLLFPPWKFEIVGPLALLGLLARRGSVCVMGSVDDQVFWELLAQLLDESRYRPQDESLNTVTVPKIFGDLYDALVGLPVGGSIDLSSLATLRRQYPPSGDGFSGAFRYIRIQRGATFHDSPASSTARKFSSMNEEVPPWMLTLVPA, from the coding sequence ATGAATCCCGACCCACTTTTCGAGTTTCGCCGTCTCGTGAGTCATCGTGCGCGCCATTTTCAAAAACAATGGGAAGCGTCTAAAAAATTGATCGAGAGGGCCACCCTTCCCTTAACTCTCAGCCGACTCCATCACGCCCTTCTGGACAAAGATCTTCCGGCTTCAGTGAAGGAACCCCTGCTCCGTCTATTCGAACGGGAGGCGCCTCGATGTGTCCAAGATTTGGACGGAGCGTGCCTAAAATCTCTCACAGGCCTTCCTCCAGCCAAGGCCCTCCGTGCACTGAGTGTCTTTTTCGAATTGGTCCCGGCGCCGGCCTCTCGGTGGCCCACGACAACGCTGACCAGCGTGGACATAGAGCAGGTGGTGCGCAACATGGAAAATCCATTCGACCTCCTTCGCAGTGCAGATGTGGCGTCACTACTGGACATCGGAGCCGGGGATCTCTCGTTTGCAGAAGAGGTGGTCGGTCTTTATGGGCCTGATCTCACGCAACAGAACCGAGAGCTTATTGTGCACTGTCTGGATCGACTCGATCCCCATTCACAGTTGGGTGGCCCTCTTCACCCTAGACCAGACCGGCTCAGGAGGTTACAGCAGACACCTGGGTTGTCATTTGCTTTCTTCGGCAATCAAGACATGTTTGAGCTGGAGTCTCTGGATGAGCAGGACGCGCTAGCCTCTCGATACACCATTGCCACCTGCTGGGCGCCAGCCACTCCCACCTTCGCGTACGAACCGACGAGACTCTCGCGATCCCTGATCGACCAGGAGCTTATTCGGACTAGAGGGGCCTTTCGCCAGACTCGCTTCGAGAGAGAGCGTGCGCTCGAAGTCGCGCATGGCGATCGCCTTTTGCTTTTCCCACCATGGAAGTTCGAGATCGTCGGCCCTCTGGCACTATTGGGTCTGCTCGCCCGGCGAGGATCCGTCTGTGTGATGGGATCAGTCGATGATCAAGTGTTTTGGGAACTCCTTGCGCAATTACTCGATGAGTCCCGTTATCGACCTCAAGATGAATCGCTTAACACGGTGACTGTACCGAAGATATTCGGAGACCTCTACGATGCTCTCGTCGGTCTGCCGGTCGGTGGGTCCATCGATCTGTCGAGCCTGGCGACACTACGGCGTCAGTATCCGCCTTCGGGAGACGGCTTCTCCGGTGCCTTTCGGTATATCCGTATTCAACGAGGGGCCACCTTCCATGACAGCCCTGCAAGCAGTACGGCGCGGAAGTTTTCCTCCATGAACGAAGAAGTTCCCCCTTGGATGCTCACACTGGTCCCCGCGTAG
- a CDS encoding hypothetical protein (conserved protein of unknown function), which translates to MRVPVIVSRVRTGGSAFRLSLLICLLVFPIGCAVQRAGGLDSTIEAGWQPWHILDTQTGRVISFADLVKDLEHQDIVYLGEEHHNPYHIEAALKVLNHLVGNGIEPTIGMEMFGWDGQSALDSYVSTNQPVTSEFLERVRWKQNWGGAFEDYAPLLTFARDRHLSVRAMNPPKPLIRRVVKLGLDQAKQDPEWATWGLDQEEIVDDPAYRERIFDQLQRCHGGSAEHYRTMYEASMVRDEGMARTLVLSEEELRLDQTGSRRMIMSYTGAGHVQYNLPVPKRVARRLGGAVKQATIYMLSFDASKTEDVRTLMQELIADYIWLTPMDKARLVKPCR; encoded by the coding sequence ATGAGAGTACCTGTCATTGTCAGCAGGGTGCGGACAGGGGGATCGGCCTTCAGGCTGAGTCTCCTGATCTGCCTGCTCGTGTTTCCGATTGGCTGCGCAGTACAGCGCGCTGGTGGCCTCGATTCCACTATCGAGGCTGGTTGGCAGCCCTGGCACATTCTTGACACACAAACCGGCCGCGTCATCTCGTTCGCCGATTTAGTGAAGGACTTGGAGCATCAGGATATTGTCTATCTGGGAGAAGAACACCACAACCCGTATCATATCGAAGCGGCCTTGAAAGTATTGAACCACCTGGTTGGGAATGGGATTGAACCTACGATCGGGATGGAGATGTTCGGATGGGATGGACAATCAGCCTTGGACAGCTATGTCTCGACCAATCAACCAGTCACCAGTGAGTTTTTGGAGCGCGTGCGCTGGAAACAAAACTGGGGGGGCGCATTTGAAGATTATGCGCCATTGCTCACGTTCGCTCGAGACCGACATTTATCCGTCCGCGCCATGAACCCACCCAAACCATTGATTCGCCGCGTGGTGAAACTCGGGCTCGATCAAGCCAAACAAGATCCGGAATGGGCTACTTGGGGGCTCGATCAAGAAGAGATTGTTGACGATCCTGCCTATCGCGAGAGGATATTCGATCAACTCCAACGGTGCCATGGAGGGTCCGCGGAGCACTATCGCACGATGTACGAAGCATCCATGGTGCGCGACGAAGGCATGGCAAGGACGCTGGTCCTGAGTGAAGAAGAGCTCCGTCTGGATCAAACAGGCTCCCGCCGCATGATCATGAGCTACACTGGAGCGGGCCACGTTCAATACAATCTCCCTGTGCCGAAGCGTGTAGCTAGACGATTGGGAGGAGCGGTTAAACAGGCAACCATTTATATGCTTTCCTTTGACGCGAGCAAAACGGAGGACGTTCGCACCCTCATGCAGGAACTCATCGCTGACTACATTTGGCTGACGCCGATGGACAAAGCACGCCTGGTGAAACCATGCCGGTAG
- a CDS encoding hypothetical protein (conserved protein of unknown function) yields the protein MRNKIPCSAERLGLLDPQMIQAISESSAFQIAQKYLTESRVHIVEADDARITSTLIGNSGLYEQTIRLKDGHLLSKCSCSLPEEPMCRHCIAVLLEYYRRDQPQQSRKPRVPKESKTPPLASASLNGKTSVTQWSAADIKLSDAMQFMEWLQPATKAIQAHQHLPDPPTLKRSEVSVWIDTIRGLAESRRESDQGSTRLTAEIRDRETHVRRLSEELRTSIDEMMATQTTAQALQHDITTYQETLSKVEELATEMITREEQMRVASGELLQEGSPFEKFANSVKEIAQALKAAAKPAP from the coding sequence ATGCGAAATAAGATTCCTTGCAGCGCTGAGCGACTTGGCTTACTGGATCCCCAGATGATCCAAGCCATCTCAGAAAGCTCCGCCTTTCAAATCGCTCAGAAATATTTGACTGAAAGCCGGGTCCACATCGTGGAAGCTGACGACGCCCGGATCACGTCTACCCTCATTGGGAACTCCGGTCTCTACGAACAAACTATTCGCCTGAAGGACGGCCATCTTCTCTCAAAATGTTCTTGCAGCCTTCCCGAAGAACCCATGTGTCGCCATTGCATCGCGGTCTTGCTTGAATACTATCGACGGGATCAGCCTCAACAGTCGCGAAAACCGCGTGTTCCGAAAGAATCCAAAACACCGCCCCTGGCCTCGGCTTCTCTGAATGGCAAGACGTCCGTCACACAATGGAGCGCTGCTGATATCAAATTGAGCGATGCCATGCAGTTTATGGAATGGCTCCAACCGGCCACAAAAGCGATCCAGGCACATCAACACCTTCCCGACCCTCCCACACTAAAACGCAGCGAGGTCTCGGTTTGGATCGACACCATTCGTGGCCTTGCGGAAAGTCGTCGCGAAAGCGATCAAGGTTCCACCAGGCTGACAGCTGAGATCCGAGACCGTGAGACGCACGTACGAAGACTGTCTGAAGAACTCCGAACTTCGATAGACGAGATGATGGCCACGCAGACCACAGCTCAAGCGCTTCAGCATGACATCACGACCTACCAAGAGACCCTGTCTAAAGTGGAAGAGTTGGCCACTGAAATGATCACGCGTGAGGAACAGATGCGGGTAGCATCGGGTGAACTACTTCAAGAGGGTTCGCCGTTCGAAAAATTCGCTAACTCCGTCAAAGAAATAGCGCAGGCACTCAAGGCAGCAGCTAAGCCAGCCCCTTAA
- a CDS encoding hypothetical protein (conserved protein of unknown function): protein MRPSLAFQILEGAKMKRLLSHMSAITGILLAQALPVLANAPEGEGPPDYSGITALYYVLIGGILAYGVYDTFFKKSS from the coding sequence ATGCGGCCTTCTTTAGCTTTTCAGATCTTGGAGGGAGCAAAGATGAAGCGGTTACTTTCACACATGAGTGCGATCACGGGGATCCTTCTGGCTCAGGCCTTGCCGGTATTGGCAAATGCTCCGGAAGGTGAAGGCCCACCGGACTACAGTGGCATTACTGCCTTGTATTATGTGCTGATCGGAGGGATCCTCGCGTACGGTGTCTACGACACGTTCTTCAAGAAGTCGTCGTAA